The genomic DNA TCTCCAGGCCCTGGGTCCTGGTTTTTGGGTCTGGTTTGTCAGTGTTTGGTGCTCAGGTGCAGGCAGTGGCtcaggggagctgtgggggcacagcccaggagaggctgtggTTGGTTTCGGGGATCACTTGGGAAAAGCTGCCAGGGATGAGTAAGGGAATAATTTGGACTCGGGCACGTGAGAGATGAGGGCACGTgggactggggcagggaggCTCAGTCCTCACAGCTCTATCCAGAGGCCTCCTGGGCCTGTGGAGTGACCAGGGGGCTGCACCAGCACTCCAAAGCTTTGATAGTGTTCCACACCTTTTCAGCCTGCGGACTCTGCTGGTCCTGTGCTTGTCCCTGCACTTCCAGCACATCCCCACTTCACaggacaggctgcaggcagatggGATCCTCAGCCTCTCATCCCATGGGCTCCACGTTCCTCCACCACCCCTAAACGTGAGCTTGGGACCAGTCCTGCCTGGGGGGATTGCTCCCTGCTCATGCCAGGACCTGCTGAGCATCTGGAAGAGTCTCAGCTTGAAGCTGTCACCTGTCAACACTCGCTTGGTGCTCACCTGGCTttttgctgcccagggaaattcCAGCTTCACTTTAtcctgtgtttttctccttttggcTGAATTTCTGTTGTTCTCCCCGTGCTGTCCCTTCCTGCTGTCCAGCCACAGCCCAAGGGGGGGTCACAGTCACCCCTCTTGCAGCACTGCCTTCCCTGCCCgctggcagcctgtccttgaCAGGGCACTGCTCACGTCCTGTGTACGACGAGGAGGAAGATGcccttccccagggctgccttTCCCTGACGGTGCTTCACTCAGCTCCTTGAACAGCAGctttcccctgctctccccGGGCTGGGCTTCCACCCCGGAGCTTCCCCGGCATAAGCTCGTTGTGATTTGTCCTTTGCTGCTTTGGCTCGTTCTGATCCCGGCCGTGTTTTGaggctgtgctttgctgcttgtGACGCCCACGTCCCCCAGCCGAGCCACACACCCGCGTCCCGTGGGTGCCACatggctgttcctgctccctggggcacAGTTTGGGGCTTGTCCCTCCGTGTCCCTGTTCTGGGGGGGCCCCAGGCTCCCCCGTGTAACCCCCAAGGTGCCAGTGGAGGCTTTGTGCTCGGAGAGGACGTGGTGGCTGTGTGAGGTTTTAGTTTCTAGGTATATGCAATAAAGAATAACCTGCCCCCCGAGCTGTCCGTTACCAGCAGTAGtgctctctgctctttctgttgATGTTTACTAATGTAAACCCAGTATTTGTTACTgtaagaggattttttttttgtacgGTACTTcgaaaaaacccacaaaaacaaccaaaaaaaaaaaaaaagaaaagaaaaaaagaaagaaataaacagagtTAATGAACCAGGCTGCTGGATTGCTGTGGGAGGTTGTGCGGGGGCAGGAGAGTGGTGGGGCTGTGCCCCAGTTCCTGGGCTGGGTGCAGGATGTGACCCATCGTGCCAGGATTGTGCTCCGCGGGTTTGTAGGGCTGGGGCACTCGGGACGAGGGCTGAGAAACGGCCGGAAACAGCGGCTACAAACGGGGGAACGACGAGCTCCCTCCGCGCTCGGCCCTGCGATAGAACTCGGGATGTCCTGGGCTGCGTCCCCGTCCCGCACCCGGagccgccccggcccccgcgCCCACCGCGGGCTGtgccggcagccagccccgtCTCCTGCTCGGGGAGCTCCGCGCGGGGCTGCTCCGGGCTGGCTTCCGCTCCCGGGGCTGTCACAGCCCGCGGGGAATCGAGCCCCAGCTCGGGCCCGGAGCGTTCGGGGGGCGGCGGCGTCACGGGAGGCGCGGCCGGGGCGGCAGGAAGGGCAGCGAGGGCGCGGGaggcgggcccggcccggcttTAAAAGTCCCCGCTGGGACGGGCTCATTTCCGCGTCACCCCGGCGTCCTCATGGCCCCCGCGGTGCCGCTGGCTGTGCTGGcgctggtggccctggtggccCCGGGGCTCGCCGCGGGCCCCGGCTGTGATTACCCTGCCCACCGCTGGTGCAGCTCTCGGGACGCCGCCGTCGCCTGCCAGGTCAgagccgccgctgctgccggggctggggacaagggcagGGTCACCGGCACGCGGGGCCACCTCCCGCCTGCCCAGGGACGCGGGGACAGGGTCGGGGCCGCGCCTGGAGCGAGTGCCAGCTGCGAGCACAGGCTGTCACAtctgcagggatgctcagagcctCCGGTGCCACACGGGCACTACGGCATTCCCCGGCAGCCCTGGGGAACGGCGGTGGTCCAGCCGGACCCTGCCCGCGGCCCCTCCCCGGCCACCGCTGGCACTTCTGCTTTTATGTGTAAAACCGCTTTTTCGCTTATTCTGCCCCAAAGAGAGCCGGGGGGTGACAGCGCCCTGTGAGCCCCacggggctgcagctgccccctGGCACTGGGTGCTGGGCCTTGCCCCCACCCAGGCACATCCTGGTCTAAATTTGTTTTCCCCTGAAATGTTTTGGGGAAGTTCTGGTGGAAAGCCCCAGCGCTGGGTGCCAGCCCCGTGCAGGATCCTGCGGCAGCCGAAAGCTCCCGGCCGCTCTCACTTCCCCCTAGCCCTGCGCACCCTCATCCCCCTTCTTCCCTGCATCCCGGAGCGGTGCCTCATCCCTACTGGGATAAGGGGGTGCAGCCATTACCCCCCCGTGCACCCCGAAACCCTCCCGTGTGCAGGTGGAGAGCCGCTGCCCCCGCCTCCcgcgccccgcggccgcgcccgTGGAGCTGAGCCTGTACTACGAGAGCCTGTGCCCGGCGTGCCGCGAGTTCCTGGTGCTGAAGCTCTtccccacctggctgctgctgcccgaAGAGATGCTGAGCATCACCCTGGTGCCCTACGGCAACGCCCAGGTAGGAGCCGGCCCTCCCGGCGCCCGCCCCGGTGCCGCCGGCCCCGCTCAGCCCGGTTGGTCCCGCAGGAGAGGAACGTCAGCGGCAAGTTGGATTTCGAGTGCCAGCACGGCCCCGAGGAATGCTTGGGCAACATGATGGAGGTGACGGTGCCCGTTCCCGCGGGGCTGGCACGGGGGGTGCCGGCGTTCCCTCACCGCCCGCCCTGTCCCCGCAGGCCTGCCTGATGCACGAGGCCAAGAACTTCAGCACCTACTTCCCCGTCATCTTCTGCCTGGAGTCGGGCAGCTCCGTCACCAAGAACCTGGAGGCTGTGCGtccccctccccgcccctcGTGCCCCACCTGGgggatgtccctgtccccctgacCGTGTCCCCTGTGCCCGGCAGTGCCTGCAGATCTACGCCCCAGAGGTGGACAGCGGCCGCGTCAGCGCCTGCGTgcagggggacacgggggtggCCCTGATGCACCGCAACGCCCAGCTGACCGAGGCACTGCACCCTCCACACCAGTACGTGCCCTGGATCACCATCAATGGGGTATGGCAGGGGGGCACCGgggtgccaggcagggctgggacaccctggggacccCCCTGACCggccccgtgtccccccacAGAAGCACACGGAcgagctgcaggcacaggcagaggcctcgctgctggggctggtttgTCACCTCTACCAGGTGGGACAAGGCTCTGTGGGGACAGCGGGGCTTGGGGACacgtccccatccctgctggggctcTCATGGCTGCTCTCTGGCAGGGGGAGAAGCCTGAAGTCTGTGGGGGCTCCAAGGCCCCGAAGCTCCCGGCTGGCTGCAGGCGCTGAGGGACGTTCTGGGAGCACCGAGAGAGAGGCCAATAAAAGggatatttttatggaaaaccACCAGGACCTGCAGTGGTgtggcaggggagcagggaggtgcaggGTTTTGCCCTGGCAcagtgggaaggggagaggggctgggcactgggactGCCCTCCAGACCTGGGCGTTACCTGCTCCAGAGGGTCACAAAGAAGCCCTTTGAAGACTCCCAGGGaactctgctgagctgcagaacaTTTCCTCTCTCCAAGTcatgggaagcagctctggtgcCCATCTTTCTCCTCACATGACAGCATTAAACTCAGCCATCTCAGGAGCCCTGGGGCCAAGACCATCCCGGTTCCCACCAGTTCTGCTCCATTCCCAACCAGCAGGTTTAGGATGGCATCTTTCCTGGTGGCTCCATGAGCACTTGTGACAAGCAATTCTCTCAGGAATTTCCCAGACCTGCTTGCCCCAGCAAgaggctgttcccagctgggGTCTGGGGGATGAAATTCACCACAAGGACAAGGAATTCCTGATCCAGAGAATTCTCACTACCTGTAGAACAAACCTCAGTGGCAGGGTCCTGGCTGGGTGATGGGCAGCAGAACCCACgcctgctttgttttccctccccCTCATCCCCAGTCAGAGGCTCCTGACTGCCCTCGAAGCTCTCCTCACACGAGGTACgaccccagcccctcaccaggGACTCATtaccccagctctgggcacagccaaaGGGCACTGGCACACCCCTGAGAGGCGCCTGTAGCCTCCCTAAACcctttcccagaggagctggggaggctgtgggagcaggggggACACAGGAAGCCCCCACATTCCACCCTGAGAGGTGCCAGAGAGCCTTGAGCAGCCAACAGCCAGGAGGAGCCATGGCCCTGCCACCACAGCCATCACTCTTGTCTCTCTTGGGCTCAGCCAGCTTGGGCCACCTGTCCTGGGcacccctcagtgtccccaccAGCCCAAGGACAGCaagggaggcagctgcaggcaggcaggaaccCTCCTTCCCTTGTCTGGCTGCAcctcaggcagcagcaaggcCTGGAAAgatgagaggagaaaaaaaaaaaaacaataaaaaagaaaaaaaaaaaatcacagcatccATAGAGTGCCTGGAAACTTAATCTCTCTTTATTGTCCATTTCTCATCCAAAACCTGGACCCCAAACGCAGCTCTGGGCCCTGAGCAAGCACCGTCTCACTggcatgagcacagcacagctcctgctgctgctcagcctctgcCTCCAGCATCGCCCTCGCCCCAAAACTTCTGTCCCCTGGATCAGCTGCACTGCCACTGCCCCCAGCTCGCAGGACCATAGGAAAGTCTTCCTCTcgaaagaagaagggaaaagaaagacaattaCAAACGCTAGCCCTGAATCTGAAGGAGTCTCAGCGCCGCAGGACGAGTTCTTCTCTCCCGAAGCTGCAGCCGAAGTCCTTGGTGCCCtcggggctgtggggcaggcgCAGGACCCCGTCCCACAGGCTGAGGGGCTCGGACACCCCCCGAGCATCGCCGGGGGCACCTTTGGCACAGAGGCCGCTGCCCCAGGGCGTCCAGGaccccgccgcgccccccggGCGGCTCTCGGCGCCCCCCCCGAGCGGAGGGCAGCCCTCCCCGGGGAAGGCGCTGGAATTGCCCGGCGTGAACCCGCCGCCCGGCCAGGTGGGTGCCAGCAGGTCCTGGTTGAGGAGGAGGGACAGCGACCCCGAGGCATCATCGGGCTCGGGAGCGCCGCCGGGCAGGGAACGCTGCGGGCTGCGGGGGAAGCTCAGAGCCGCCGCCCGCTCCTCCCCGGCTTTCTTCCTGCCGCCCTTCCCGCACAGCCGCACCACTCTGATGCCGTGCCAGTCGCGCTGCCCGAGGCTCTCGGCCGCGCTGCGGGCGCTCTCCAGGCTCTCGTActccagcagggcacagcagcggCTCAGCAGCTCGGGGAAGCGCGCCGAGTACCTGCGCACGTCCGAGGGCAGCTTGCGGCCCGGCCGCAGCAGGCGGATGGAGGCGATGGCGCCGAAGGGGCTGAACATCCTCGTGATGGTGTCCAGGAAGTTTTTCTGCAGGGGCAGGTCCTGCTTCCgcggctgcagctcccaggccagcagcagcttgctGGGGGGGACGCTCAGCAGGTGCTCGGGGATGGGGAGGCGCCGCCTCACTTTGGTGCCCTCCTTGTTCACCTCCAGCAGCGCCGAGAACTTGAGGGCGTAGAGGGTGAGGCGCCAGTCCCGGGTCAGGTATTTCACCTGGGCACAGAGGGTGGAATCCCATCGCTCTGCATCCCCCACAGAGGCGGGGCGCACCCTAAACCCCCCCTCCAGGCAGGCTGTGACCCCATCCGACACCCCCAGGGCAATATCCCCCTTCTGTGTGAGCAGCTCAGGATCTGCAGACAGCCCCACTGTCCCGCAGGCTCTGACAAGAAACCACAACTTCCCCCTAAGCCACACCACCGGCACTTCCccggttttttttttttttttttgttaagggGCAGTCCATGGGTGGAAGAGGTGAATCCAGCCCTGGGGGTGATTTGAGGAGcgttccctgcagccctgggcacagacGGCAGCGAGtagagcccagccctgcagcagcaggacgCAGCCCGGAGCTCCCTGCGCACCCCAGAGGAGGCAGCCCCGCAGCCCAGGACCCACCTTCTTGAAGGATGTCAGCAGTTTGATGCTGACAAAGCCCATCTTGTTCTTCTGCACGTGTTTGAGGAGGAAGGCGTCCCTGGCCAGGTTCTCGTCGGACAGGTAGAACTCCACCTGGGCCACGATCCTGCGCACCAGCTGCGGGTCGGGGCCCGGGCAGGGGCgctccagcagggccacccccagctcacagcagctcctggcacagccgTGGGGACACGGGgtcagctgctgcccaggccaCCGTGGGGAGACAGCAGAGACACCACGGACACCCACCAGCCttgccctgggcacagggaacaaccccagcctgtgcccaccAGCCTTGCCCTGGAGGGAACAGCTCCAGCCTTGCCCAGGGTACAGGGAACAAGCCCAGCCTTGCCCTGGGCACACGGAAtagccccagcctgtgcccaccAGCCTTGTCCTggagggaacagcctcagaCTTGCCCTGGGTACAGGGAATGACTCCAGCCCGTGCCCACCAGCCTTGCCCACGGCACAGGGAATGACTCCAGCCTTGCCCTGGGTACAGGGAATAGCCCCAGCCCGTGCCCACCAGCCTTGCCCTGGAGGGAACAGCCCCAGCCTTGCCCAGGGTACAGGGAacaagcccagcccagcctcggGAGCCTCCCAGGCTGGATCCAACACGCCCCAGACAAGGGACATGTCCCTTGAGGACAAACATGCAAGGCCAGGGCTCATCCCTGCCACGTACCCGGTGCAGCTCTCCTCGAGGTCCTGGTGGCCGGGCAGGGCGAGGGAGCAGCTCCACGGGGAAGGGAGAGGCCGTGCCAGGAGGGAATTCCTTGGTACAGGCActggggtgctgcagctgggctgggaatcGAGCCCCAGGGGCACTCCAGGGCCACGCGAGGACATTGTCCCTTCACCTGGGATGTGACACAGGagaagggcagtgctgggacagcccagccagcgcagggcaggggcactggagcaggtgaTGGCTCATGGTTGTGTCCTTACCTGCTTGGTAGCACTGGAAGGGAGAAGGTCTAAGCTCTAGCAGAACACCCCAAACACCCCGGGGCAGCAACTCCCAAATGCCCCTCAACCCCCAAAGcgcaaaggcaaaaaaaaaaaaaaaaaagaaaaaaaagaaaaacaaaaaaagaaaaacaaaaagggaaaaaaaaaaggaaagagagagaaagccCCTGGGGTAAGGGGGGTGTGGGTTTATAAACACACCCTGAAGGAGTTGCAGGGGTGGCTGTGGACCTGCCCCCACactgcctgctccaggtgaaACCTGTTTGTGGTTAAActgccccagctgagccctgggatTAGCCAGGCTCCTCCTGCCTCAtctgcagagccaggccagggaccaggcagggctgggccagcagaACCTGTCCCCTCTGGTAGCCAGGGGGGCAGTGAATTGCAGCCATGAGGCCTCtgtctctgtgcctcagtttccctgctttgtgcagggacagtgacagccaCGTGGAGGGGAGGGAAGCCTCTGTCTGGGGAATCCTTTGGGCTCTCAAACCCTTTGGGCTCCCAATCAATCCTTTGGGCTCCCaatgctgccagggcagcagggaaaggccCTTCTCCCTGCAGAAACATCCCCCAGGCCGgtgagggagcagggatggagcccagggcagggcagggctggaatgaAACCTCCCCACGGCctgagcctgtgctgggcagcagggggAAGGTGAGGGGGCTGCGCcaggcagggggtggcactgcgctggggacagtgccagggcagggggcagtgccagggcagggggcagtgccagggcagggggcagtgccagggcagggggcagtggagctgggtgCACGCTGGAAGTGCTGATGCTGGGAGCCCTCCTGAGCCTCtcctgctggggcaggcaggggcttGGCTGATGTTCCTGTGCCCTGTggccaggggctgcactggcacaagggaagatgctgctgcagagcaaatgaagggagaagctgccaaCAACAGAACGTGGCTCTGGTTCCTGTTTTCAAATCTCTATTTTTGTCTTGGTTCATTTTGAGAACTTCATCTCATTTCCCTTCTCAAGTCTGTCCCAGAGGCTTCTTTGACGTGGGGTCTGttctgtgacactgtggggacaaTCCAGGAGTGCCAGACCATGAACTTGAAGCCATCCCAGCCAAGGGACACATTCCCAAGGGGACAAACCGGGACTAAGTCTGGGGCTCATCCCAGCCTCACATCCCAGCAGCCACGCACGGACTGGAGCTCTCCAGGATGTCCtggctgtcccagagcagcagcacctcccaggctggtggccctgcagtgtcccctgcCCCTTGGGCCGTgccaccctgcccagctgtgcgTGTAATGCTGGAGCTTGCAGAGGCCTGCAGAAGTTCAGTTGCTGAAAGCAACTTCTGGACTGTTTTTGCTTGGCTTTGATGGACTTTGCCCTGTCAGGAGTCCCAAAGTCAGGGCTGGCAGTCCCAGGTGGTGCAGAGAAGGGGGGAgatccttccctccctcctgcaggcCTCCAAAGCCCAAATGATGCtcaacccccccaaaccccccagctCAGGGAAGATGCTCCAGGAGCTCTATCCTTGTGCCAGGCACTCCAAGATGTCCtggctgtcccagagcagcagcacctcccaggctggtggcactgcagcGTCCCCTGCCCCTGGGGTGGCAcaccctgggctgtgccaccctgcccagctccaaGGCTGTCCTTCTGGGATGAGCCACAGGGACTGGCAATGTCCAGCTGCTTCTGGAATGTTCTACCCCTCTGATTTCCCTGGGCTTGGTGGCACCTGCCTTTCTCCTGCCACCTTCTGgtgctctctgctgcttggGAAGAGGTGGAACACAAAATCCTGGGATGCTTGTGATGAAATCTCTGCAGGATTTGCCCGTCTGGGAGGGGCCATGGAGCCAGAGGCAGGCTGAGCCTGGGGGTGGAGGTGCTCACAGGAGGATCTGGAGCCGTGTTTGCTTTGTGGCTAGAGGCAGATTTTCTCAGGGTCAGGAggtgctgcccagctcccctgggGGAAATAATCTCCTGCttccagagctgagattcccaaAGGAAGAGGCTCTGTCTGGTGCAGCCAGACTGGGCTTAATCCAGAGGGAGAG from Motacilla alba alba isolate MOTALB_02 chromosome 28, Motacilla_alba_V1.0_pri, whole genome shotgun sequence includes the following:
- the IFI30 gene encoding LOW QUALITY PROTEIN: gamma-interferon-inducible lysosomal thiol reductase (The sequence of the model RefSeq protein was modified relative to this genomic sequence to represent the inferred CDS: inserted 2 bases in 1 codon), with product MSWAASPSRTRSRPGPRAHRGLCRQPAPSPARGAPRGAAPGWLPLPGLSQPAGNRAPARARSVRGAAASREARPGRQEGQRGRGRRARPGFKSPRWDGLISAXHPGVLMAPAVPLAVLALVALVAPGLAAGPGCDYPAHRWCSSRDAAVACQVESRCPRLPRPAAAPVELSLYYESLCPACREFLVLKLFPTWLLLPEEMLSITLVPYGNAQERNVSGKLDFECQHGPEECLGNMMEACLMHEAKNFSTYFPVIFCLESGSSVTKNLEACLQIYAPEVDSGRVSACVQGDTGVALMHRNAQLTEALHPPHQYVPWITINGKHTDELQAQAEASLLGLVCHLYQGEKPEVCGGSKAPKLPAGCRR
- the LOC119712483 gene encoding la-related protein 6-like — encoded protein: MFVLKGHVPCLGRVGSSLGGSRGWAGLVPCTLGKAGAVPSRARLVGTGWGYSLYPGQGWSHSLCRGQGWWARAGVIPCTQGKSEAVPSRTRLVGTGWGYSVCPGQGWACSLYPGQGWSCSLQGKAGGHRLGLFPVPRARLVGVRGVSAVSPRWPGQQLTPCPHGCARSCCELGVALLERPCPGPDPQLVRRIVAQVEFYLSDENLARDAFLLKHVQKNKMGFVSIKLLTSFKKVKYLTRDWRLTLYALKFSALLEVNKEGTKVRRRLPIPEHLLSVPPSKLLLAWELQPRKQDLPLQKNFLDTITRMFSPFGAIASIRLLRPGRKLPSDVRRYSARFPELLSRCCALLEYESLESARSAAESLGQRDWHGIRVVRLCGKGGRKKAGEERAAALSFPRSPQRSLPGGAPEPDDASGSLSLLLNQDLLAPTWPGGGFTPGNSSAFPGEGCPPLGGGAESRPGGAAGSWTPWGSGLCAKGAPGDARGVSEPLSLWDGVLRLPHSPEGTKDFGCSFGREELVLRR